The genomic window CGATCGTGGCTGACCAGGATCAGACCCTGCTTTCTGCCCCGCAGCTGCTCGGCCAACCAATGCCGGCCAGCGTGATCAAGATGATTGCTGGGTTCGTCGAGGATCAGCCATTCCACCGGTTGCAGCAGTGCACCTACCAAAGCCACGCGCATGCATTGGCCACCACTGAGCTTATCCACAGGTGTATCGGCGTCGACATCATGCAGGCCTGCGTCAGCCAAGGCCTGCTGCAACGTTTCACACAGCGTCCAGTGCTCGCCAACCGTGTCGAAATCCGCTTGCAACGTGCTGCCGGCTTCAATCCTGCGCAATGCATCCACACGCTTATCCACAGCCGCCAGCTCGGCGACGCGCTGCCCGCTGCGCGGCTGTACCTGCTGCGCAAGGTAATAGGCTTCACCGACGCGACGGCACTGCCCGGCACTGGGTTGACGCAGCCCGGCCATGATCTGCGCGAGCACGGATTTGCCCACACCGTTGCGACCGACCAGGCCGGTAGGGCGCGGGTCGAACTGTGCATTGAGGTTGGAGAACAGGCAGCGCCCGTCAGGCGTCTGCCAAGCGACGCCGTCCAGCGTCAGGGAAACAGAAGTTGTCATGCGGTTTTCCATCGATGCCCGAAGCACCCGACCGCCATTGGCAGCAGGGACTGGTGGGGACCGTCTTCAAGACGGTGACATCAATGGCGCATTGGACCGGACTCCGTTGGCGGGGGGATCCCGTAACGGTACATAGCCTAACGGCGGCAAGCCGAACTGTCAGTAACCGACGGCACTGCCAGCAGCGCCGCCGTGCCGGAAAACCAGGCGATTCAGGCCTTGGCGGGCCGGTGCGTGGCACACAGCTTGTTGCCGGCCGGGTCGCGCAGATAGGCCAGATACAGCGGGCCGAACGCGCTTTGGCGCGGCCCCGGCGGGTCTTCCACGCTGGTGCCGCCGTTGCCCACACCGGCGGCATGCCACGCATCCACCACTTCGGCAGTGGCGCAGTTGAAGCCGATGGTGCCGCCGTTGGCATGCGTGGCCGGCTCGCCGTTGCGCGGGTGGCCGACGATCAGCAAGGCGCCGCCATGGAGGTACACCACGTTGCCCTTGGGATCGATGAAGCCCGGCTTGGCGCCGAGCGTGGAAAGCAGCGCGTCATAGAACGCCTTGGATGCCTCCAGGTCATTGGCACCCACCACGATGTGCGAAAACATCCACTACCTCCAGACTATTGTGTACCCGGCCCTGTGGACCCGTAGTTGTGCGTCTGCATCACTTTCCGATGCAGAAACTCGAGAATATCCTGCCCAGCAGATCGTCCGCGGTCATGCGGCCGGTTATTTCGCCCAATGCATCATGGGCCAGGCGCAGTTCCTCGGCGGCCAGTTCCAGCTGGTCGTAGTGCAGCTGTCCATCGGCCGCGTCGAGGTGTTCGCTGGCCAGCGCCAGTGCTTCGACATGGCGCAGGCGCGCGGAGAACTCGCCCTGCATGCCCTCGCCCGCTCCGTCATTGGCGATCTCGCGCAGGCGCGCGTGCAGCTGTTCCAGGCCTTCGCCATTGGCGGCGGACAGGGCGATGCTGTTTTCGTCCAGATTCTGCGGCCACTGCGGCAGCAGGTCGCATTTGTTGTAGATCCACAGCTGGCGCGCGGCCTGCGCGGCGGCATCACCAATCGCTGCCCTGCCCGCTTGCGGGTCGCGCGCATCGAGAACAACGATGGCCAGGTCCGCGCGCTGCATCTCGGCACGGGCGCGGCGCATGCCTTCGCGCTCGATGGCGTCGCCGCCCTCGCGCAGGCCGGCGGTATCCACCAGCTCCAGTTCAAGACCGTCGATGCGGATGGTCTCGCGCAGGGTGTCGCGGGTGGTGCCGGCGATATCGGTGACGATGGCCCGCTCGCTGCCAGCCAGTGCGTTCAACAACGAACTCTTGCCGGCATTGGGCGGACCGATCAGTACCGCATGCAGGCCATCGCGCAGTTTGCGGCCGCGTTCGGCATCGATGCGCAGCTGGGCCAGCAAGGCCTTGGCCTGCTCGATGCCGGCACGGACCTGCGCACCGCCCAAGGTATCCAGCGGTTCGTCGGCGAAATCGATGGCGGCTTCGACGTGGATGCGCAGCCGCACCAGTTGTTCGCCCACTTCTTCTACCCGGCGCGAGAACACGCCATCGAGTGAGCGGCGGGCAGCGCGCGCGGCGCGCACATCACCGGCGGCGATCAGGTCAGCGATGGCCTCGGCCTGGGCCAGGTCGAGCTTGCCGTTGAGAAATGCCCGCTCACTGAACTCACCGGCGCGGGCCTGGCGTGCGCCCAGCTCGATGCAACGCGCCAGCAATTGCCGCAGTACCACCGGACTACCGTGGCCCTGCAGCTCCACCACGTCTTCACCGGTAAAGCTGCGCGGGCCGGGGAAATACAGGGCGATGCCGTCGTCGATCACGTCGCCGGCCGCATCACGGAATTTGGCGTAGTGCGCATGCCGTGGCTTGAGCTGTGGACAACCCAGCGCAACCGCGATCCGTAGTGACTGCGGGCCGGACACACGCAGCATGCCGACGCCACCGGCGGCGTTGCCGCTGGCGATGGCAACGATGGTCTGGCCTGTGGACATCTCGCTCATGGCTTACAGCTTCTGCAGTTGTGCGCGGGCCTGGGCGGCGCCGCTGCCTTGCGGCTGCAGCTCCAGGTAGGTGCTGTAGGCCTGTTTGGCCTTCACCTTGTCGCCGGCATTGAAGTAGGCGTCGCCAAGATTCAGATAGGCCACCGCGCGCGAGGGATCGATCTTCAAGGTGTTCTCCAGCCAGCGCGCGGCTTCGGCATAGCGCTGCTGGCGGTAGTAGACGAAGCCGAGATTGTTGGCCGCCTGGGCGAAGTCCGGACGCAGCTTCAGCGCTTCGGTGAACTGCACGGCGGCCTCGTCGTAGCGCTTCTCGCGGTAGAGCTGCAGGCCACGGTCATTGGCCTGCTGCGCGCGCTGGCGGTCCGAGGTCGGCACCGCCGCCGGCACCACCAGGGTGCTCTTGCCACCTTGCAGGTCGGCAACGGTCACCGGGGCTTCGGCCTTGCCGGCGGGCTTGGCGTCCTGCGCGGCGGCATCGACGCGACTGTTGAGGGCGATGGCATCGGCCGAAAGCTGGTCACTGCCGGCGTTGAGGTATTCCTGGCTGTCCGGCACCTGGAACACGAACTCACCGCCCTGCGAACCGGGCAGGCTGCCGAAGGCCGGGGTTTGCCGCGATACCGCCGACACCGCAGGCGCCACATACGCGGCCAGTTCGGTACCGGTGATCAGGCCATCGCCGTTGAGGTCGCCCTTGCCACCCAGCGCCTGCAGCAGCACCCAGGTGAACACCGAATGCCCGTTCGGGCCGCTGTCGGCCACCTGCTGGTCAGCGCCACCGGCGGTCAGCATCTGCCGCGCGCTGCGGCGCGCGTTCTCGCGCAGGAACGAAGAAGAACCGCCGCCGCGTGTGAGCCCCAGGCCGCTGTAGCAGGCGTCCATCACGAACAGCACGTGCTTGGCCTGCATGCTCTCGGCGATGTTCTGGATATCGGTCATCGCAATCGCATCGGTGGCGAACTCGTTGGGGTCCGAATCCACCGGAATGATGTAGCCAAGATCACGGCCGGAAGCGAGCTGGCGGGTAGCGCCATGGCCGGCGAAGAACACGAAAACGCGGTCGTTCTTGCCGGTGCGCTCATCCGCCAGGCGGTCGTGGAAAGCGGCAAGGATGTTGTTGCGGGTGGCCTGCTGGTTCTTCAGCACGATCACCTGCGAGGACGGGAACCCAAACTGGCCGGTCAGCGTATCGGCAATGGACTGCGCGTCGCGGCCGGCATACTCGAGTTTCGGCCATTTGGCGTAGTCGTCGATGCCAATGACAATCGCCCAGGATTTCTCATAGCCGGTGGTTACCGTGGCATCGGCCACCGCGCCCTTGCGCGCGCGGCTGACGCTGAAATCGCGGCCATTCCAACCGGCGAACTGGTAGCCATCGGCGATCAGCTTGTCGAGGATCTGCGGCAGTGCCTTCACCGCGCGGTCGTGGATGTCATGGAACAGGATGATGCCGCGCTGTTCCTTCTGTACCTGGTCGACCACGCGCTGCACGATGGATTCGGGCACCGGGTCGGCCCAATCCATCGAGTCGATGTTCCACATGATGGATTTCAGGCCGGCTTCGTTGAGCAGCTGCAGGCCTTCGGCATTGCGCGCGCCATACGGGAAGCGGAACAGCGGTGCGCGTTTGCTGTCCACACCCTTGAGCAGGGTGTCGGTGTCGAGCACCTGCTGGCGCAGCGCATCGCCACTGGTGCGCGAGAGCTGGGCGTGGGTCAGGCTGTGGTTGCCCACCGCATAACCGTGTTCCATCAGATTGCGGCTGATGCCGGCCATCGGCCCCAGCTTGACCTTGCCGTCGGCTTCGACCGCGCCCAGGTTGCGCCCCACTTCAAAGAACACGCCTGGCACGTCGTAGCGCTGCAGGATGGCGACGACTTCATCGGTATAGGCCTTGTGCGGGCCGTCGTCGAAGGTCAGCACCACGGTCTTGGCCGGCAGGTCGCGGCCGAAGATTTCGCGGTCGCTGTCCTGCATCGACATCGGATAGGGCTCGATCACGCCGAAGTCGCGCAGGATCCCCTCGCGCTTGTACAAGCTGTTGAGGTGGGCGACATAGTCGTCCCACTTCTCGCGCTTGAGCTCGATCGCACGGGTGCGCTCGAAGCGGCTGAAGATGCGGGTCAGTTCCTGGTTGTAGTTGCGCTCGATCTCATCCAGCGCCTCCAGGTCTTCGCCGATGCGCTGGTGCAGCTTCACCGCCGGCAGCGAGGAATCCGCACCGACACGCTGATGCAGCTCACGCAGCACTTCGCGGAAGGCCAGGCGGTCGGCGTCGTAGAGCTCGGGCGAGGATTCGATGTAGTCCAGCACCGTGCCCAGCGTGGCAAAGCGCTGCGGGTTGGGATCGTGCAACAGCGCATCGAACTGCGCGGCGATGGCCTGGCGCTGTTCCAGGCTGTCGTGGAACAGCTGCTGGCCGATGCGGCTGGACGTCTGGCGGTCGGCGGCCGACTGCTGGGTTTCGTCAGCCAGCAACACCACGATGCGGCGCTGGCCATCGAGCAGCTTCTGCAATGCGGTCAACAACGGCGCGGCTGCAGGATTTGCCGCAGCGGCAGCCTGCGCGCTGGCCTGGGTTGGCGTTGCGGTGCCGGTTTCGTTCTGCTTGGAACAGCCTGCAACCGTCAGTGCGGCAAGCAACAAGGCAGGCAAGGTCAGGCGACGCGACAACGAACGGGGCATGGCAGGCTCGGGATGAAAGGTGCAGCAGATGTGGCGATTCTAACGCCACCGGCGAAAAGGCCGGCTTGCGGTGCTGTTTGGCTGTTTGTGGGAGCGGCGTAAGCCGCGAAGCACGCACAGCATCAGATTGCCCAGGTGCCAAGGATTTCAGCAATGTCAGCTTCGCGGCTTACGCCGCTCCCACAAACCGCCGGACAACCGATCCGCCTGCAGGAGTCTTACCCACATGCGAAAAGCCCGCCTTGCGGCGGGCTTTTGCTTACTTGGCTTCGATCACCTTGCTCGGCGTATCTTCGCCGTGCTTCTTGATCATCCACCACTGCTGCAGCAGGCTCAGGCTGCCGTTGACCACCCAGTACAACACCAGGCCGGACGGCATGAAGGCCATCATCACGCCGAACACCAGCGGCATGAACTGCATCATCTTCTGCTGCATCGGGTCCATGCCCACAG from Stenotrophomonas nitritireducens includes these protein-coding regions:
- a CDS encoding VOC family protein, yielding MFSHIVVGANDLEASKAFYDALLSTLGAKPGFIDPKGNVVYLHGGALLIVGHPRNGEPATHANGGTIGFNCATAEVVDAWHAAGVGNGGTSVEDPPGPRQSAFGPLYLAYLRDPAGNKLCATHRPAKA
- the mnmE gene encoding tRNA uridine-5-carboxymethylaminomethyl(34) synthesis GTPase MnmE, producing MSEMSTGQTIVAIASGNAAGGVGMLRVSGPQSLRIAVALGCPQLKPRHAHYAKFRDAAGDVIDDGIALYFPGPRSFTGEDVVELQGHGSPVVLRQLLARCIELGARQARAGEFSERAFLNGKLDLAQAEAIADLIAAGDVRAARAARRSLDGVFSRRVEEVGEQLVRLRIHVEAAIDFADEPLDTLGGAQVRAGIEQAKALLAQLRIDAERGRKLRDGLHAVLIGPPNAGKSSLLNALAGSERAIVTDIAGTTRDTLRETIRIDGLELELVDTAGLREGGDAIEREGMRRARAEMQRADLAIVVLDARDPQAGRAAIGDAAAQAARQLWIYNKCDLLPQWPQNLDENSIALSAANGEGLEQLHARLREIANDGAGEGMQGEFSARLRHVEALALASEHLDAADGQLHYDQLELAAEELRLAHDALGEITGRMTADDLLGRIFSSFCIGK
- a CDS encoding polysaccharide deacetylase family protein; this encodes MPRSLSRRLTLPALLLAALTVAGCSKQNETGTATPTQASAQAAAAANPAAAPLLTALQKLLDGQRRIVVLLADETQQSAADRQTSSRIGQQLFHDSLEQRQAIAAQFDALLHDPNPQRFATLGTVLDYIESSPELYDADRLAFREVLRELHQRVGADSSLPAVKLHQRIGEDLEALDEIERNYNQELTRIFSRFERTRAIELKREKWDDYVAHLNSLYKREGILRDFGVIEPYPMSMQDSDREIFGRDLPAKTVVLTFDDGPHKAYTDEVVAILQRYDVPGVFFEVGRNLGAVEADGKVKLGPMAGISRNLMEHGYAVGNHSLTHAQLSRTSGDALRQQVLDTDTLLKGVDSKRAPLFRFPYGARNAEGLQLLNEAGLKSIMWNIDSMDWADPVPESIVQRVVDQVQKEQRGIILFHDIHDRAVKALPQILDKLIADGYQFAGWNGRDFSVSRARKGAVADATVTTGYEKSWAIVIGIDDYAKWPKLEYAGRDAQSIADTLTGQFGFPSSQVIVLKNQQATRNNILAAFHDRLADERTGKNDRVFVFFAGHGATRQLASGRDLGYIIPVDSDPNEFATDAIAMTDIQNIAESMQAKHVLFVMDACYSGLGLTRGGGSSSFLRENARRSARQMLTAGGADQQVADSGPNGHSVFTWVLLQALGGKGDLNGDGLITGTELAAYVAPAVSAVSRQTPAFGSLPGSQGGEFVFQVPDSQEYLNAGSDQLSADAIALNSRVDAAAQDAKPAGKAEAPVTVADLQGGKSTLVVPAAVPTSDRQRAQQANDRGLQLYREKRYDEAAVQFTEALKLRPDFAQAANNLGFVYYRQQRYAEAARWLENTLKIDPSRAVAYLNLGDAYFNAGDKVKAKQAYSTYLELQPQGSGAAQARAQLQKL